From Thioclava sp. GXIMD4216:
ATCGGTCGTACGATATAAAGCACAGGAAAAAGGATTTTCGCATTCTGGCACAGCGCCGATGGCATGCGTCACCTACCGCCACATCCTGGCGGCGATGTTCTGTTCTTCCTTGCCGACGGCATCCGCGTAGATTGATGTCGTCGAGAGCTGCGCATGGCCGAGCCAGCGCTGCAGCATGTGCAGCGGCACGCCCTGAACGGTCGCATGCACGCCGAAGCCGTGCCTGAGCCCCTTCGGACTACGATGCGGGGCATCGGGAACGCCCGCCTCGATCATGACGCGCTTCACGATCTGCCAGACCCGCACCCGGCCGAGGTTCCAGATCGGCTGCGCTGCCTTCTTCCGCGAGCGCTGCGCCTCGCGGATGCCATGCGCGGTGTTGAGCGTGTCGAGGAATTCCGTCGGGACGGGCACGGAGCGGAAGATCACCTTCTGCCGCCCTTGGGCGTCCTTTCTCTTCTTCAATGAGCGGATCGCGATACTGCCACCGGAAAGATCGACCCGGGCCGGGGTGATCTCGAGGAGCTCGGACGGCCGACAGCCGGTCCAGTGCAGCATCTCGCAAAGCGTGCGGTCACGGGCGGGCTGACGCCGGGCGGCGGCGAGATAGGCCGCCCGCTCTTCGGCGTTTAGATAAAGCCGGTTCCCAGCGGTGTCATGGAGACGCATTTCACTCATGTGAAACAGAATGCCCGAATACTGTTAAGCCGGAAAGCCCAGAAAGCTTCCTGCCCCGCGGATCCGGCCTTGG
This genomic window contains:
- a CDS encoding site-specific integrase encodes the protein MSEMRLHDTAGNRLYLNAEERAAYLAAARRQPARDRTLCEMLHWTGCRPSELLEITPARVDLSGGSIAIRSLKKRKDAQGRQKVIFRSVPVPTEFLDTLNTAHGIREAQRSRKKAAQPIWNLGRVRVWQIVKRVMIEAGVPDAPHRSPKGLRHGFGVHATVQGVPLHMLQRWLGHAQLSTTSIYADAVGKEEQNIAARMWR